In Tenebrio molitor chromosome 6, icTenMoli1.1, whole genome shotgun sequence, one genomic interval encodes:
- the LOC138134277 gene encoding tetratricopeptide repeat protein 17 isoform X3, producing MSSKFTIEKKWENLQGNPGMESKMALNNTDCLMNGQLLSTFNVYTIATNGSERVKVDLTVDKEDVAVYQVPDCSQYSKIEFSMPDYEHFPSLHSEDNVSLVPEDSLEKLMPVASVSQFGHEIHKELVKNSSSWVHYNLGALYWRIKGDGPKAVECSRRALHYVSQMYRDIPLHNLAGILLKAGRSKEATLMLRTAIEHAPKQALHYLALGNVYFATGDYNNSLVFYDKFLELEPEHSEVNAIKQATLCFSKLETHLIDFQENVLGYLQGILSDLHNFHSLQQQWLRLSERLMWEHSSYDEELGNFQEEALESVFGKKSQRCVKKSATISCDLVDGPIADFDTMNLQNLFQYVESETQKINERMAKTNRMNTIEDKNRIGEESGPQSYPKFPTTMSTSGEKYFDVAGWPQEEECKKWNLPIHEKEDLKLPIFLPPENKGYDINKILSDSIGLPNGSEHKLPWYPPVCDDSSAFGEKHVQQSERHVLNNEIKSNQFLRNHFIKYVNNGKADEAEIGQRIITAMEKKSAPNWVLSTLASLYWRIRGNTRKTLDCLDLALKTAPKDQTDVILVSISSVVHQLGLVNQAMKYANLAFKLNYVEPSTNFLLALLHYDSNPLMALYYVKNVLRVDSEYYDGQAELLLKIWGCRIKMGTYNNVKKPAEKMPQEICSEKESFKGQGMICSANGDDCKTASIQCFHTKSLEDGVVLKHPFVKFNSGVKQSLMSTIIAAEGSGDIEPDQSQLERITDSPHPIHMKILLGDDQVAPGPTPEFYVGFSDDSASETVLHVYDKSGTYPLSSHACKEIIEADWVHFTSMWQSIAARNIDVGPYLKHLPKNWKKRNIKPYCSDASVHPGDTLLNHLTSKLLRSKFPNSPDKSLAEWLGIMAGDNRASVEELGAKIGLALQENTTSWLLATAAALYWRVLGNAEEAIVCLRLALNHVPGSMKDVPLISLANVLQRFGFNGDALEVAYLALKSNPNFVVNHFNVGNILTSMGDLEEAISFHRSALALDSNFEPARNRLQAILCTLLFDEAGTLRNIPEN from the exons ATGAGCAGCAAGTTCACGATCGAGAAGAAATGGGAGAACCTGCAGGGCAATCCTGGAATGGAGTCAAAGATGGCCCTCAACAACACGGACTGTTTGATGAACGGTCAATTGTTGAGCACCTTCAACGTATACACGATCGCGACCAACGGGAGCGAGAGGGTCAAAGTGGACTTGACCGTTGATAAGGAAGATGTCGCGGTCTACCAAGTACCGGATTGCAGTCAGTACAGCAAGATAGAGTTCAGCATGCCGGACTACGAGCATTTTCCGTCGCTGCACAGCGAGGATAATGTGAGTTTGGTGCCGGAGGATTCTCTCGAGAAGCTGATGCCGGTGGCGTCGGTCAGTCAGTTCGGACACGAGATACACAAGGAGCTGGTCAAGAATAGCAGTTCGTGGGTGCATTACAATCTGGGGGCTTTATACTGGAGGATCAAGGGGGACGGCCCCAAAGCGGTCGAATGCAGCAGGAGGGCTTTGCACTACGTTTCGCAAATGTACAGAGACATACCTCTGCACAATTTGGCGGGGATTCTGCTCAAAGCGGGACGTTCGAAAGAGGCCACTTTGATGCTGCGCACCGCGATAGAACACGCACCTAAACAGGCCCTACACTATCTAGCTCTGGGCAATGTTTATTTCGCCACGGGCGACTACAACAACTCGCTAGTGTTCTACGACAAGTTTCTAGAGCTAGAGCCCGAACACAGCGAGGTCAACGCTATCAAACAGGCGACTCTGTGTTTCTCCAAGCTCGAAACTCATTTGATTGACTTCCAGGA GAACGTTTTGGGGTATCTGCAAGGTATCCTGTCGGACCTGCACAATTTTCACAGTTTGCAACAGCAGTGGTTGAGACTGAGCGAGCGACTGATGTGGGAGCACTCGTCGTACGACGAGGAGTTGGGCAACTTTCAAGAGGAAGCTCTCGAGTCGGTCTTCGGCAAGAAGAGTCAGCGTTGTGTGAAGAAGTCCGCAACGATTTCGTGTGATCTAGTCGACGGTCCGATCGCCGACTTTGACACTATGAATTTGCAAAATCTCTTCCAATATGTGGAGTCGGAAACGCAAAAGATTAACGAGCGGATGGCCAAAACGAATCGTATGAATACAATCGAGGACAAGAATAGAATTGGAGAAGAGAGCGGTCCACAGTCTTATCCGAAGTTTCCCACGACGATGTCCACATCGGGGGAGAAGTATTTCGATGTTGCCGGTTGGCCACAAGAGGAGGAGTGCAAGAAGTGGAATTTGCCGATCCACGAGAAGGAGGATTTGAAGCTGCCAATTTTTTTGCCCCCGGAAAACAAAGGATACGA CATAAATAAGATTCTGTCGGACTCGATAGGGTTACCGAATGGGTCGGAACATAAATTGCCTTGGTACCCTCCCGTGTGCGATGATTCTAGCGCGTTCGGAGAAAAACACGTCCAACAGTCGGAGAGACATGTCCtgaataatgaaattaaaagtaaCCAATTTCTCAGAAATCATTTTATCAAATATGTCAATAACGGCAAAGCCGACGAGGCGGAGATCGGGCAGAGGATCATAACTGCAATGGAAAAG aaaagcGCCCCGAACTGGGTGTTGTCCACGCTGGCCAGTTTGTACTGGCGAATACGAGGCAACACCAGGAAGACCCTCGACTGTCTGGATTTGGCGCTGAAGACGGCGCCGAAGGACCAGACGGACGTGATCCTAGTGTCGATTAGCTCCGTGGTGCACCAGTTAGGTTTGGTGAACCAAGCAATGAAGTACGCGAATTTGGCGTTCAAGCTGAATTACGTGGAACCAAGTACAAATTTTCTACTGGCCCTTTTGCATTACGACAGTAACCCGCTGATGGCGCTGTACTACGTGAAGAACGTGTTGCGCGTCGATTCGGAATATTACGACGGACAAGCCGAGTTGTTGCTCAAAATTTGGGGTTGTCGGATCAAAATGGGCACTTACAATAACGTGAAAAAGCCGGCAGAGAAGATGCCCCAGGAGATTTGCTCCGAAAAAGAATCGTTCAAAGGACAAGGTATGATTTGTTCAGCAAATGGCGATGATTGTAAAACAGCTTCTATCCAATGTTTCCATACCAAAAGCCTTGAAG ATGGTGTTGTACTTAAACATccttttgtcaaatttaacagCGGAGTTAAACAATCATTAATGTCTACTATCATTGCTGCTGAAGGTTCCGGTGATATCGAACCAGATCAGTCTCAGTTAGAGAGGATCACTGACAGTCCCCATCCGATCCACATGAAGATACTTTTGGGCGACGATCAAGTCGCTCCAGGACCGACCCCGGAGTTCTACG TGGGTTTCAGTGATGACTCGGCGTCCGAAACAGTACTTCACGTCTACGACAAGTCCGGTACTTACCCTCTATCGTCTCACGCGTGTAAAGAGATAATAGAGGCGGATTGGGTTCACTTTACGTCGATGTGGCAATCAATCGCTGCCAGGAACATAGA TGTCGGACCGTATTTAAAACACTTGCCTAAAAACTGGAAGAAGCGCAATATAAAGCCGTACTGTAGCGACGCCAGCGTGCACCCTGGCGACACTCTTTTGAACCACTTGACTAGTAAATTGTTACGTAGCAAATTTCCCAACTCCCCGGACAAGAGTCTAGCAGAGTGGTTGGGCATCATGGCCGGAGACAACAGAGCTTCGGTGGAAGAGCTGGGGGCCAAGATCGGGCTGGCCCTGCAGGAGAACACGACGTCTTGGCTTTTGGCGACTGCTGCCGCCCTCTACTGGCGCGTGCTCGGCAACGCCGAAGAAGCGATAGTGTGTCTGCGTCTGGCTCTCAATCACGTTCCAGGCAGCATGAAAGACGTACCTCTTATCAGTTTAGCCAACGTTTTGCAGAG GTTTGGGTTCAACGGTGACGCTTTAGAGGTGGCCTACTTGGCGCTGAAAAGCAACCCGAACTTCGTGGTTAATCACTTTAATGTTGGTAACATATTAACGTCTATGGGGGACCTGGAAGAAGCCATATCGTTCCATCGATCGGCTCTCGCTCTGGACTCGAACTTTGAACCGGCAAGAAATCGATTGCAGGCGATCCTGTGTACGTTGCTGTTCGACGAGGCCGGAACCTTGAGAAATATACCTGAAAATTGA
- the LOC138134277 gene encoding tetratricopeptide repeat protein 17 isoform X2, with amino-acid sequence MVILRLWTIFFVFLKLVCTSDGATHWVVTEKGMIQSHVGSPLDLRRPYDLISLLDQEKRWDEVQTVLQNLMSSKFTIEKKWENLQGNPGMESKMALNNTDCLMNGQLLSTFNVYTIATNGSERVKVDLTVDKEDVAVYQVPDCSQYSKIEFSMPDYEHFPSLHSEDNVSLVPEDSLEKLMPVASVSQFGHEIHKELVKNSSSWVHYNLGALYWRIKGDGPKAVECSRRALHYVSQMYRDIPLHNLAGILLKAGRSKEATLMLRTAIEHAPKQALHYLALGNVYFATGDYNNSLVFYDKFLELEPEHSEVNAIKQATLCFSKLETHLIDFQENVLGYLQGILSDLHNFHSLQQQWLRLSERLMWEHSSYDEELGNFQEEALESVFGKKSQRCVKKSATISCDLVDGPIADFDTMNLQNLFQYVESETQKINERMAKTNRMNTIEDKNRIGEESGPQSYPKFPTTMSTSGEKYFDVAGWPQEEECKKWNLPIHEKEDLKLPIFLPPENKGYDINKILSDSIGLPNGSEHKLPWYPPVCDDSSAFGEKHVQQSERHVLNNEIKSNQFLRNHFIKYVNNGKADEAEIGQRIITAMEKKSAPNWVLSTLASLYWRIRGNTRKTLDCLDLALKTAPKDQTDVILVSISSVVHQLGLVNQAMKYANLAFKLNYVEPSTNFLLALLHYDSNPLMALYYVKNVLRVDSEYYDGQAELLLKIWGCRIKMGTYNNVKKPAEKMPQEICSEKESFKGQGSGDIEPDQSQLERITDSPHPIHMKILLGDDQVAPGPTPEFYVGFSDDSASETVLHVYDKSGTYPLSSHACKEIIEADWVHFTSMWQSIAARNIDVGPYLKHLPKNWKKRNIKPYCSDASVHPGDTLLNHLTSKLLRSKFPNSPDKSLAEWLGIMAGDNRASVEELGAKIGLALQENTTSWLLATAAALYWRVLGNAEEAIVCLRLALNHVPGSMKDVPLISLANVLQRFGFNGDALEVAYLALKSNPNFVVNHFNVGNILTSMGDLEEAISFHRSALALDSNFEPARNRLQAILCTLLFDEAGTLRNIPEN; translated from the exons atggTGATATTGAGGTTGtggacaatattttttgtttttttgaaactAGTATGCACGAGTGATGGGGCCACACATTGGGTCGTCACCGAAAAAGGGATGATCCAGTCGCAC GTGGGTTCGCCTCTGGATCTGCGTCGACCCTACGACTTGATCTCCCTCCTGGACCAAGAGAAACGCTGGGACGAGGTCCAGACGGTGTTGCAGAATCTGATGAGCAGCAAGTTCACGATCGAGAAGAAATGGGAGAACCTGCAGGGCAATCCTGGAATGGAGTCAAAGATGGCCCTCAACAACACGGACTGTTTGATGAACGGTCAATTGTTGAGCACCTTCAACGTATACACGATCGCGACCAACGGGAGCGAGAGGGTCAAAGTGGACTTGACCGTTGATAAGGAAGATGTCGCGGTCTACCAAGTACCGGATTGCAGTCAGTACAGCAAGATAGAGTTCAGCATGCCGGACTACGAGCATTTTCCGTCGCTGCACAGCGAGGATAATGTGAGTTTGGTGCCGGAGGATTCTCTCGAGAAGCTGATGCCGGTGGCGTCGGTCAGTCAGTTCGGACACGAGATACACAAGGAGCTGGTCAAGAATAGCAGTTCGTGGGTGCATTACAATCTGGGGGCTTTATACTGGAGGATCAAGGGGGACGGCCCCAAAGCGGTCGAATGCAGCAGGAGGGCTTTGCACTACGTTTCGCAAATGTACAGAGACATACCTCTGCACAATTTGGCGGGGATTCTGCTCAAAGCGGGACGTTCGAAAGAGGCCACTTTGATGCTGCGCACCGCGATAGAACACGCACCTAAACAGGCCCTACACTATCTAGCTCTGGGCAATGTTTATTTCGCCACGGGCGACTACAACAACTCGCTAGTGTTCTACGACAAGTTTCTAGAGCTAGAGCCCGAACACAGCGAGGTCAACGCTATCAAACAGGCGACTCTGTGTTTCTCCAAGCTCGAAACTCATTTGATTGACTTCCAGGA GAACGTTTTGGGGTATCTGCAAGGTATCCTGTCGGACCTGCACAATTTTCACAGTTTGCAACAGCAGTGGTTGAGACTGAGCGAGCGACTGATGTGGGAGCACTCGTCGTACGACGAGGAGTTGGGCAACTTTCAAGAGGAAGCTCTCGAGTCGGTCTTCGGCAAGAAGAGTCAGCGTTGTGTGAAGAAGTCCGCAACGATTTCGTGTGATCTAGTCGACGGTCCGATCGCCGACTTTGACACTATGAATTTGCAAAATCTCTTCCAATATGTGGAGTCGGAAACGCAAAAGATTAACGAGCGGATGGCCAAAACGAATCGTATGAATACAATCGAGGACAAGAATAGAATTGGAGAAGAGAGCGGTCCACAGTCTTATCCGAAGTTTCCCACGACGATGTCCACATCGGGGGAGAAGTATTTCGATGTTGCCGGTTGGCCACAAGAGGAGGAGTGCAAGAAGTGGAATTTGCCGATCCACGAGAAGGAGGATTTGAAGCTGCCAATTTTTTTGCCCCCGGAAAACAAAGGATACGA CATAAATAAGATTCTGTCGGACTCGATAGGGTTACCGAATGGGTCGGAACATAAATTGCCTTGGTACCCTCCCGTGTGCGATGATTCTAGCGCGTTCGGAGAAAAACACGTCCAACAGTCGGAGAGACATGTCCtgaataatgaaattaaaagtaaCCAATTTCTCAGAAATCATTTTATCAAATATGTCAATAACGGCAAAGCCGACGAGGCGGAGATCGGGCAGAGGATCATAACTGCAATGGAAAAG aaaagcGCCCCGAACTGGGTGTTGTCCACGCTGGCCAGTTTGTACTGGCGAATACGAGGCAACACCAGGAAGACCCTCGACTGTCTGGATTTGGCGCTGAAGACGGCGCCGAAGGACCAGACGGACGTGATCCTAGTGTCGATTAGCTCCGTGGTGCACCAGTTAGGTTTGGTGAACCAAGCAATGAAGTACGCGAATTTGGCGTTCAAGCTGAATTACGTGGAACCAAGTACAAATTTTCTACTGGCCCTTTTGCATTACGACAGTAACCCGCTGATGGCGCTGTACTACGTGAAGAACGTGTTGCGCGTCGATTCGGAATATTACGACGGACAAGCCGAGTTGTTGCTCAAAATTTGGGGTTGTCGGATCAAAATGGGCACTTACAATAACGTGAAAAAGCCGGCAGAGAAGATGCCCCAGGAGATTTGCTCCGAAAAAGAATCGTTCAAAGGACAAG GTTCCGGTGATATCGAACCAGATCAGTCTCAGTTAGAGAGGATCACTGACAGTCCCCATCCGATCCACATGAAGATACTTTTGGGCGACGATCAAGTCGCTCCAGGACCGACCCCGGAGTTCTACG TGGGTTTCAGTGATGACTCGGCGTCCGAAACAGTACTTCACGTCTACGACAAGTCCGGTACTTACCCTCTATCGTCTCACGCGTGTAAAGAGATAATAGAGGCGGATTGGGTTCACTTTACGTCGATGTGGCAATCAATCGCTGCCAGGAACATAGA TGTCGGACCGTATTTAAAACACTTGCCTAAAAACTGGAAGAAGCGCAATATAAAGCCGTACTGTAGCGACGCCAGCGTGCACCCTGGCGACACTCTTTTGAACCACTTGACTAGTAAATTGTTACGTAGCAAATTTCCCAACTCCCCGGACAAGAGTCTAGCAGAGTGGTTGGGCATCATGGCCGGAGACAACAGAGCTTCGGTGGAAGAGCTGGGGGCCAAGATCGGGCTGGCCCTGCAGGAGAACACGACGTCTTGGCTTTTGGCGACTGCTGCCGCCCTCTACTGGCGCGTGCTCGGCAACGCCGAAGAAGCGATAGTGTGTCTGCGTCTGGCTCTCAATCACGTTCCAGGCAGCATGAAAGACGTACCTCTTATCAGTTTAGCCAACGTTTTGCAGAG GTTTGGGTTCAACGGTGACGCTTTAGAGGTGGCCTACTTGGCGCTGAAAAGCAACCCGAACTTCGTGGTTAATCACTTTAATGTTGGTAACATATTAACGTCTATGGGGGACCTGGAAGAAGCCATATCGTTCCATCGATCGGCTCTCGCTCTGGACTCGAACTTTGAACCGGCAAGAAATCGATTGCAGGCGATCCTGTGTACGTTGCTGTTCGACGAGGCCGGAACCTTGAGAAATATACCTGAAAATTGA
- the LOC138134277 gene encoding tetratricopeptide repeat protein 17 isoform X1, giving the protein MVILRLWTIFFVFLKLVCTSDGATHWVVTEKGMIQSHVGSPLDLRRPYDLISLLDQEKRWDEVQTVLQNLMSSKFTIEKKWENLQGNPGMESKMALNNTDCLMNGQLLSTFNVYTIATNGSERVKVDLTVDKEDVAVYQVPDCSQYSKIEFSMPDYEHFPSLHSEDNVSLVPEDSLEKLMPVASVSQFGHEIHKELVKNSSSWVHYNLGALYWRIKGDGPKAVECSRRALHYVSQMYRDIPLHNLAGILLKAGRSKEATLMLRTAIEHAPKQALHYLALGNVYFATGDYNNSLVFYDKFLELEPEHSEVNAIKQATLCFSKLETHLIDFQENVLGYLQGILSDLHNFHSLQQQWLRLSERLMWEHSSYDEELGNFQEEALESVFGKKSQRCVKKSATISCDLVDGPIADFDTMNLQNLFQYVESETQKINERMAKTNRMNTIEDKNRIGEESGPQSYPKFPTTMSTSGEKYFDVAGWPQEEECKKWNLPIHEKEDLKLPIFLPPENKGYDINKILSDSIGLPNGSEHKLPWYPPVCDDSSAFGEKHVQQSERHVLNNEIKSNQFLRNHFIKYVNNGKADEAEIGQRIITAMEKKSAPNWVLSTLASLYWRIRGNTRKTLDCLDLALKTAPKDQTDVILVSISSVVHQLGLVNQAMKYANLAFKLNYVEPSTNFLLALLHYDSNPLMALYYVKNVLRVDSEYYDGQAELLLKIWGCRIKMGTYNNVKKPAEKMPQEICSEKESFKGQGMICSANGDDCKTASIQCFHTKSLEDGVVLKHPFVKFNSGVKQSLMSTIIAAEGSGDIEPDQSQLERITDSPHPIHMKILLGDDQVAPGPTPEFYVGFSDDSASETVLHVYDKSGTYPLSSHACKEIIEADWVHFTSMWQSIAARNIDVGPYLKHLPKNWKKRNIKPYCSDASVHPGDTLLNHLTSKLLRSKFPNSPDKSLAEWLGIMAGDNRASVEELGAKIGLALQENTTSWLLATAAALYWRVLGNAEEAIVCLRLALNHVPGSMKDVPLISLANVLQRFGFNGDALEVAYLALKSNPNFVVNHFNVGNILTSMGDLEEAISFHRSALALDSNFEPARNRLQAILCTLLFDEAGTLRNIPEN; this is encoded by the exons atggTGATATTGAGGTTGtggacaatattttttgtttttttgaaactAGTATGCACGAGTGATGGGGCCACACATTGGGTCGTCACCGAAAAAGGGATGATCCAGTCGCAC GTGGGTTCGCCTCTGGATCTGCGTCGACCCTACGACTTGATCTCCCTCCTGGACCAAGAGAAACGCTGGGACGAGGTCCAGACGGTGTTGCAGAATCTGATGAGCAGCAAGTTCACGATCGAGAAGAAATGGGAGAACCTGCAGGGCAATCCTGGAATGGAGTCAAAGATGGCCCTCAACAACACGGACTGTTTGATGAACGGTCAATTGTTGAGCACCTTCAACGTATACACGATCGCGACCAACGGGAGCGAGAGGGTCAAAGTGGACTTGACCGTTGATAAGGAAGATGTCGCGGTCTACCAAGTACCGGATTGCAGTCAGTACAGCAAGATAGAGTTCAGCATGCCGGACTACGAGCATTTTCCGTCGCTGCACAGCGAGGATAATGTGAGTTTGGTGCCGGAGGATTCTCTCGAGAAGCTGATGCCGGTGGCGTCGGTCAGTCAGTTCGGACACGAGATACACAAGGAGCTGGTCAAGAATAGCAGTTCGTGGGTGCATTACAATCTGGGGGCTTTATACTGGAGGATCAAGGGGGACGGCCCCAAAGCGGTCGAATGCAGCAGGAGGGCTTTGCACTACGTTTCGCAAATGTACAGAGACATACCTCTGCACAATTTGGCGGGGATTCTGCTCAAAGCGGGACGTTCGAAAGAGGCCACTTTGATGCTGCGCACCGCGATAGAACACGCACCTAAACAGGCCCTACACTATCTAGCTCTGGGCAATGTTTATTTCGCCACGGGCGACTACAACAACTCGCTAGTGTTCTACGACAAGTTTCTAGAGCTAGAGCCCGAACACAGCGAGGTCAACGCTATCAAACAGGCGACTCTGTGTTTCTCCAAGCTCGAAACTCATTTGATTGACTTCCAGGA GAACGTTTTGGGGTATCTGCAAGGTATCCTGTCGGACCTGCACAATTTTCACAGTTTGCAACAGCAGTGGTTGAGACTGAGCGAGCGACTGATGTGGGAGCACTCGTCGTACGACGAGGAGTTGGGCAACTTTCAAGAGGAAGCTCTCGAGTCGGTCTTCGGCAAGAAGAGTCAGCGTTGTGTGAAGAAGTCCGCAACGATTTCGTGTGATCTAGTCGACGGTCCGATCGCCGACTTTGACACTATGAATTTGCAAAATCTCTTCCAATATGTGGAGTCGGAAACGCAAAAGATTAACGAGCGGATGGCCAAAACGAATCGTATGAATACAATCGAGGACAAGAATAGAATTGGAGAAGAGAGCGGTCCACAGTCTTATCCGAAGTTTCCCACGACGATGTCCACATCGGGGGAGAAGTATTTCGATGTTGCCGGTTGGCCACAAGAGGAGGAGTGCAAGAAGTGGAATTTGCCGATCCACGAGAAGGAGGATTTGAAGCTGCCAATTTTTTTGCCCCCGGAAAACAAAGGATACGA CATAAATAAGATTCTGTCGGACTCGATAGGGTTACCGAATGGGTCGGAACATAAATTGCCTTGGTACCCTCCCGTGTGCGATGATTCTAGCGCGTTCGGAGAAAAACACGTCCAACAGTCGGAGAGACATGTCCtgaataatgaaattaaaagtaaCCAATTTCTCAGAAATCATTTTATCAAATATGTCAATAACGGCAAAGCCGACGAGGCGGAGATCGGGCAGAGGATCATAACTGCAATGGAAAAG aaaagcGCCCCGAACTGGGTGTTGTCCACGCTGGCCAGTTTGTACTGGCGAATACGAGGCAACACCAGGAAGACCCTCGACTGTCTGGATTTGGCGCTGAAGACGGCGCCGAAGGACCAGACGGACGTGATCCTAGTGTCGATTAGCTCCGTGGTGCACCAGTTAGGTTTGGTGAACCAAGCAATGAAGTACGCGAATTTGGCGTTCAAGCTGAATTACGTGGAACCAAGTACAAATTTTCTACTGGCCCTTTTGCATTACGACAGTAACCCGCTGATGGCGCTGTACTACGTGAAGAACGTGTTGCGCGTCGATTCGGAATATTACGACGGACAAGCCGAGTTGTTGCTCAAAATTTGGGGTTGTCGGATCAAAATGGGCACTTACAATAACGTGAAAAAGCCGGCAGAGAAGATGCCCCAGGAGATTTGCTCCGAAAAAGAATCGTTCAAAGGACAAGGTATGATTTGTTCAGCAAATGGCGATGATTGTAAAACAGCTTCTATCCAATGTTTCCATACCAAAAGCCTTGAAG ATGGTGTTGTACTTAAACATccttttgtcaaatttaacagCGGAGTTAAACAATCATTAATGTCTACTATCATTGCTGCTGAAGGTTCCGGTGATATCGAACCAGATCAGTCTCAGTTAGAGAGGATCACTGACAGTCCCCATCCGATCCACATGAAGATACTTTTGGGCGACGATCAAGTCGCTCCAGGACCGACCCCGGAGTTCTACG TGGGTTTCAGTGATGACTCGGCGTCCGAAACAGTACTTCACGTCTACGACAAGTCCGGTACTTACCCTCTATCGTCTCACGCGTGTAAAGAGATAATAGAGGCGGATTGGGTTCACTTTACGTCGATGTGGCAATCAATCGCTGCCAGGAACATAGA TGTCGGACCGTATTTAAAACACTTGCCTAAAAACTGGAAGAAGCGCAATATAAAGCCGTACTGTAGCGACGCCAGCGTGCACCCTGGCGACACTCTTTTGAACCACTTGACTAGTAAATTGTTACGTAGCAAATTTCCCAACTCCCCGGACAAGAGTCTAGCAGAGTGGTTGGGCATCATGGCCGGAGACAACAGAGCTTCGGTGGAAGAGCTGGGGGCCAAGATCGGGCTGGCCCTGCAGGAGAACACGACGTCTTGGCTTTTGGCGACTGCTGCCGCCCTCTACTGGCGCGTGCTCGGCAACGCCGAAGAAGCGATAGTGTGTCTGCGTCTGGCTCTCAATCACGTTCCAGGCAGCATGAAAGACGTACCTCTTATCAGTTTAGCCAACGTTTTGCAGAG GTTTGGGTTCAACGGTGACGCTTTAGAGGTGGCCTACTTGGCGCTGAAAAGCAACCCGAACTTCGTGGTTAATCACTTTAATGTTGGTAACATATTAACGTCTATGGGGGACCTGGAAGAAGCCATATCGTTCCATCGATCGGCTCTCGCTCTGGACTCGAACTTTGAACCGGCAAGAAATCGATTGCAGGCGATCCTGTGTACGTTGCTGTTCGACGAGGCCGGAACCTTGAGAAATATACCTGAAAATTGA
- the Fer3HCH gene encoding soma ferritin, with the protein MAHQSQIRQNFHKDCEDAINKQINVELNAFYTYLSLAYHFQKDDVALPGLHKYFKACSDEERGHAEKLMEYINKRGGHIILTDVGAPEKQDWGTAQEGMCAALELEKKVNESLLVLHSTASGHMDVNLCDFLETHYLQEQVDAIKEIADHVTNLKRVGEGLGVYMFDQTLAEAQE; encoded by the exons ATGGCTCATCAATCTCAAATTCGCCAAAATTTCCACAAAGACTGCGAAGATGCGATAAATAAGCAAATCAATGTCGAGTTGAAcgctttttacacttatctgTCTTTG gCGTATCATTTTCAAAAGGACGATGTCGCCCTCCCAGGACTCCACAAATACTTTAAGGCTTGTTCAGATGAAGAACGCGGTCACGCTGAGAAGTTGATGGAGTACATCAACAAGAGAGGAGGTCACATCATCCTGACGGACGTTGGCGCGCCTGAGAAGCAAGATTGGGGCACTGCTCAAGAAGGAATGTGCGCCGCTCTGGAGCTTGAGAAGAAGGTCAACGag AGTCTTCTTGTACTACACAGCACAGCTTCAGGTCACATGGACGTCAATCTGTGTGACTTTTTGGAGACTCACTACCTCCAAGAGCAAGTCGACGCTATCAAAGAGATCGCGGATCACGTCACAAATCTGAAACGCGTCGGCGAGGGTCTTGGGGTGTACATGTTTGACCAAACTTTGGCGGAGGCGCAAGAGTAA